A stretch of the Melanotaenia boesemani isolate fMelBoe1 chromosome 24, fMelBoe1.pri, whole genome shotgun sequence genome encodes the following:
- the eif5b gene encoding eukaryotic translation initiation factor 5B isoform X2, giving the protein MGKKQKKSGEDSAKDDGVDIDALAAEIEGAGASKEQKGKKKKKGAKKDDFDEDDILKELEELSMETQGGKKKDSTEEVEMAEPPKPEKKKTRKGKKGGGSPEEEEGDEGHVDGERNGEQDKKAPPPAAPSESDDDSTSRSRLKTKGGKKEKKASVSDEEEDRDKDEDMRKRGGPKDDESDVDEEFASRRDKKKKNKGKAVKVESEDEEEEQQDEAGGFKMKTAAQKKAEKKERERKKKEEERMKAKKMKEKDSVVEAKKEPEKKTTEATPPQTDPPAAVMDEPEGAEPAAEGEDIEGDKKKKDKKKKKGEKEEKEKKKGPSKATVKAMQEALAKMKEEEERARREEEERQRRLEELEKQRQEQERLEQERKEKKKQKEKERKERLKKEGKLLTKAQRDARARAEATLKMLQAQGVEVPSKDSVPKKKPVYGDKRKKKPNVQTPEETSEVTSPTSETPEPVAMETEAEMPAAEPETKPDAAVDDWEAIASEEEKELKKVHIEVKEEKAAPPQPAASEEDEDEEEEEEEEDEEEDEDEEESEDDGEVEKEAAPAVQGKRRAASEDESSESDEDDGRTKEERLYDRAKRRIEKRRAENLKNIDTDRLRAPVVCVLGHVDTGKTKILDKLRHTHVQDSEAGGITQQIGATNVPKETIEEQAKMVKNFDRESIRIPGMLIIDTPGHESFSNLRNRGSSLCDIAILVVDIMHGLEPQTLESINLLKEKKCPFIVALNKIDRLYDWKKSPDTDVVATLKKQKKNTKDEFDERAKAIIVEFAQQGLNAALFFENKDPRTFVSLVPTSAHSGDGMGNLIALLVELTQTMLARRLAHCDELRAQVMEVKALPGMGTTIDVILINGRLREGETIIVPGVEGPIVTQIRGLLLPPPLKELRVKNQYEKHKEVSTSQGVKILGKDLEKTLAGLPLLVAHRDDEVPVLRDELVRELKQTLSSIKLEEKGVYVQASTLGSLEALLEFLRTSKVPYAGINIGPVHKKDVMKASTMLEHDPQYAVILAFDVKVERESQEMADSLGVRIFSAEIIYHLFDAFTKYREDYKKAKQDEFKHIAVFPVKLRVLPQFIFNSRDPIVMGVSVEAGVLKQGTPLCVPSKGFVDIGIVTSIEMNHKPVDTAKKGQEICVKIEPIPGESPKMYGRHFEATDIIVSKITRASIDALKNWFRDEMQKSDWQLIMDLKKTFEII; this is encoded by the exons ATGgggaagaaacagaagaaatcgGGAGAGGACAG TGCCAAAGATGATGGCGTGGACATCGATGCTCTGGCGGCCGAGATTGAAGGAGCCGGAGCCTCCAAGGAGCAaaaagggaagaagaagaagaaaggagctAAGAAGGATGACTTTGA TGAGGATGACATCctgaaggagctggaggagctgtCTATGGAGACACAGGGGGGGAAGAAG AAAGACTCCACAGAAGAAGTGGAGATGGCAGAGCCTcccaaaccagagaagaagaagaccaGGAAGGGGAAGAAGGGTGGAGGCAGccctgaagaggaggagggggatgAAGGCCACGTTGATGGAGAGAGGAACGGAGAGCAGGACAAGAAG GCTCCGCCTCCTGCTGCTCCTTCTGAGTCTGACGATGACAGCACCTCCCGCTCCCGCCTGAAAACCAAAggtggaaagaaagagaagaaagcctcagtgtctgatgaagaggaggaccggGACAAGGACGAAGACATGAGAAAGCGAGGTGGGCCAAAGGATGACGAGTCAGATGTCGATGAGGAGTTTGCCTCCAGGagagacaagaagaagaagaataaagggAAGGCAGTGAAGGTGGagagtgaagatgaggaggaggagcagcaggatgAGGCTGGCGGCTTCAAGATGAAGACGGCAGCGCAGAAGAAGGCAGagaagaaggagagagagagaaagaagaaggaggaggaaaggaTGAAGgctaagaagatgaaggagaaggACAGCGTTGTGGAGGCTAAAAAagaaccagagaagaagacaaCAGAGGCCACGCCCCCTCAGACGGATCCACCTGCAGCTGTGATGGATGAACCAGAGGGGGCGGAGCCAGCAGCAGAGG GAGAGGACATCGAGGgggacaagaagaagaaagacaagaagaagaagaagggagaaaaggaggagaaggagaagaagaagggtCCCAGCAAGGCCACTGTGAAGGCCATGCAGGAGGCTCTGGCCAAGATGAAGGAG GAGGAGGAGCGGGCtagaagagaggaagaggagcggCAGAGGAGACTGGAGGAGTTGGAGAAGCAAAGGCAGGAGCAG GAGCGTCTGGAGCAGGAGCGcaaggagaagaagaagcagaaggagaaggagaggaaggagCGGCTGAAGAAGGAGGGGAAGCTGCTGACGAAGGCCCAGAGAGACGCTCGAGCTCGGGCCGAGGCCACCCTGAAGATGCTGCAGGCTCAGG GTGTTGAAGTGCCATCCAAAGACTCGGTGCCAAAGAAAAAGCCGGTTTACGGAgacaagaggaagaagaagccCAACGTCCAGACCCCCGAAG AAACATCAGAGGTTACCTCGCCAACCTCAGAGACTCCAGAGcccgttgccatggaaacagagGCTGAGATGCCAGCAGCAGAGCCAG AGACGAAGCCAGACGCTGCCGTAGACGACTGGGAGGCCATCGCCAGCGAGGAGGAGAAAG AGTTAAAGAAAGTCCACATTGAGGTTAAAGAGGAGAAGGCTGCTCCTCCTCAGCCTGCTGCAAgcgaggaggatgaagatgaggaggaggaggaggaggaagaggatgaagaagaagatgaagatgaggaggaaagtGAGGATGATGGTGAGGTGGAGAAAGAGGCGGCTCCAGCAGTTCAGGGGAAAAGGAGAGCAGCGAGTGAGGACGAGAGCAGCGAGAGCGACGAGGATGATGGGAGGACGAAGGAGGAGCGGCTGTATGACCGAGCCAAGAGGAGGATAGAG AAACGCAGAGCTGAAAATTTGAAGAACATCGACACGGACCGGCTGAGAGCGCCGGTGGTGTGTGTGCTGGGACACGTCGATACGGGAAAGACCAAGATCCTCGATAAG CTCCGACACACCCATGTCCAGGACAGCGAAGCCGGAGGAATCACTCAGCAGATCGGAGCCACCAACGTTCCCAAGGAGACCATTGAGGAGCAGGCAAAGATGGTTAAAAAT TTTGACAGGGAAAGCATCAGGATTCCTGGCATGCTGATCATTGACACACCTGGACACGAGTCCTTCAG TAACCTGAGGAACAGGGGCAGCTCTTTGTGTGATATCGCCATCCTGGTGGTGGACATCATGCACGGCCTTGAGCCTCAGACGCTCGAGTCCATCAACCTGCTGAAGGAAAAGAAGTGTCCCTTTATTGTGGCCCTCAACAAG ATCGACCGTCTGTACGACTGGAAGAAGAGTCCAGACACTGACGTGGTGGCCACgctgaagaagcagaagaagaacaccaAAGACGAGTTTGACGAGAGAGCCAAGGCCATCATTGTGGAGTTCGCTCAGCAG GGTCTCAATGCCGCCTTGTTCTTTGAGAACAAAGACCCCCGGACTTTTGTGTCGTTGGTTCCCACCTCAGCCCACAGCGGAGACGGGATGGGGAATCTCATCGCCTTATTGGTGGAGCTCACCCAGACCATGTTAGCGCGCCGGTTAGCGCACTGTGACGAGCTGCGTGCTCAGGTCATGGAG GTGAAAGCTCTGCCCGGCATGGGAACCACGATAGACGTCATCCTGATTAATGGCCGCCTGCGGGAAGGAGAGACCATCATTGTCCCAGGGGTGGAGGGGCCCATCGTCACGCAGATCAGAGGCTTGCTGCTGCCGCCGCCTCTGAAGGAGCTCCGAGTCAAG AACCAGTATGAGAAGCACAAGGAGGTGTCCACGTCTCAGGGAGTGAAGATCCTGGGCAAAGACCTGGAGAAGACGCTGGCAGGGCTCCCCCTGCTGGTGGCCCACAGAGACGACGAGGTCCCCGTCCTCAGG GATGAACTGGTGCGGGAGCTCAAACAGACCTTGAGCTCCATCAAACTGGAGGAGAAGGGGGTCTACGTACAGGCATCCACACTGGGATCACTGGAGGCTCTGCTGGAGTTCCTGAGGACGTCCAAAGTCCCC TATGCTGGTATCAACATCGGTCCGGTTCATAAGAAGGACGTGATGAAGGCGTCCACCATGTTGGAGCACGACCCTCA GTACGCTGTGATCCTGGCGTTTGACGTGAAGGTGGAGCGGGAGAGTCAGGAAATGGCCGACAGTCTGGGGGTCCGGATTTTCTCGGCTGAAATCATCTACCACCTTTTCGATGCTTTCACCAAGTACAGAGAGGACTACAAGAAGGCCAAACAGGACGAGTTCAA gCATATAGCTGTGTTCCCGGTGAAGCTGCGAGTTCTTCCTCAGTTCATCTTCAACTCCAGAGATCCCATTGTGATGGGGGTCTCTGTGGAGGCTGGAGTCCTGAAGCAGGGAACGCCGCTCTGCGTTCCCAGCAAAGGG TTCGTTGACATCGGCATCGTCACAAGTATAGAAATGAACCACAAGCCTGTCGACACGGCCAAGAAAGGCCAAGAGATCTGTGTCAAGATAGAGCCCATCCCCGGAGAGTCGCCCAAGATGTACGGCCGCCACTTTGAAGCCACCGACATCATTGTTAGCAAG ATCACACGGGCGTCCATTGATGCTCTGAAGAACTGGTTCAGAGACGAGATGCAGAAGTCTGACTGGCAGCTGATCATGGATCTGAAGAAGACCTTTGAGATCATCTGA
- the eif5b gene encoding eukaryotic translation initiation factor 5B isoform X1 codes for MGKKQKKSGEDSAKDDGVDIDALAAEIEGAGASKEQKGKKKKKGAKKDDFDEDDILKELEELSMETQGGKKKDSTEEVEMAEPPKPEKKKTRKGKKGGGSPEEEEGDEGHVDGERNGEQDKKAPPPAAPSESDDDSTSRSRLKTKGGKKEKKASVSDEEEDRDKDEDMRKRGGPKDDESDVDEEFASRRDKKKKNKGKAVKVESEDEEEEQQDEAGGFKMKTAAQKKAEKKERERKKKEEERMKAKKMKEKDSVVEAKKEPEKKTTEATPPQTDPPAAVMDEPEGAEPAAEGEDIEGDKKKKDKKKKKGEKEEKEKKKGPSKATVKAMQEALAKMKEEEERARREEEERQRRLEELEKQRQEQERLEQERKEKKKQKEKERKERLKKEGKLLTKAQRDARARAEATLKMLQAQGVEVPSKDSVPKKKPVYGDKRKKKPNVQTPEETSEVTSPTSETPEPVAMETEAEMPAAEPETKPDAAVDDWEAIASEEEKARNRRARREAELKKVHIEVKEEKAAPPQPAASEEDEDEEEEEEEEDEEEDEDEEESEDDGEVEKEAAPAVQGKRRAASEDESSESDEDDGRTKEERLYDRAKRRIEKRRAENLKNIDTDRLRAPVVCVLGHVDTGKTKILDKLRHTHVQDSEAGGITQQIGATNVPKETIEEQAKMVKNFDRESIRIPGMLIIDTPGHESFSNLRNRGSSLCDIAILVVDIMHGLEPQTLESINLLKEKKCPFIVALNKIDRLYDWKKSPDTDVVATLKKQKKNTKDEFDERAKAIIVEFAQQGLNAALFFENKDPRTFVSLVPTSAHSGDGMGNLIALLVELTQTMLARRLAHCDELRAQVMEVKALPGMGTTIDVILINGRLREGETIIVPGVEGPIVTQIRGLLLPPPLKELRVKNQYEKHKEVSTSQGVKILGKDLEKTLAGLPLLVAHRDDEVPVLRDELVRELKQTLSSIKLEEKGVYVQASTLGSLEALLEFLRTSKVPYAGINIGPVHKKDVMKASTMLEHDPQYAVILAFDVKVERESQEMADSLGVRIFSAEIIYHLFDAFTKYREDYKKAKQDEFKHIAVFPVKLRVLPQFIFNSRDPIVMGVSVEAGVLKQGTPLCVPSKGFVDIGIVTSIEMNHKPVDTAKKGQEICVKIEPIPGESPKMYGRHFEATDIIVSKITRASIDALKNWFRDEMQKSDWQLIMDLKKTFEII; via the exons ATGgggaagaaacagaagaaatcgGGAGAGGACAG TGCCAAAGATGATGGCGTGGACATCGATGCTCTGGCGGCCGAGATTGAAGGAGCCGGAGCCTCCAAGGAGCAaaaagggaagaagaagaagaaaggagctAAGAAGGATGACTTTGA TGAGGATGACATCctgaaggagctggaggagctgtCTATGGAGACACAGGGGGGGAAGAAG AAAGACTCCACAGAAGAAGTGGAGATGGCAGAGCCTcccaaaccagagaagaagaagaccaGGAAGGGGAAGAAGGGTGGAGGCAGccctgaagaggaggagggggatgAAGGCCACGTTGATGGAGAGAGGAACGGAGAGCAGGACAAGAAG GCTCCGCCTCCTGCTGCTCCTTCTGAGTCTGACGATGACAGCACCTCCCGCTCCCGCCTGAAAACCAAAggtggaaagaaagagaagaaagcctcagtgtctgatgaagaggaggaccggGACAAGGACGAAGACATGAGAAAGCGAGGTGGGCCAAAGGATGACGAGTCAGATGTCGATGAGGAGTTTGCCTCCAGGagagacaagaagaagaagaataaagggAAGGCAGTGAAGGTGGagagtgaagatgaggaggaggagcagcaggatgAGGCTGGCGGCTTCAAGATGAAGACGGCAGCGCAGAAGAAGGCAGagaagaaggagagagagagaaagaagaaggaggaggaaaggaTGAAGgctaagaagatgaaggagaaggACAGCGTTGTGGAGGCTAAAAAagaaccagagaagaagacaaCAGAGGCCACGCCCCCTCAGACGGATCCACCTGCAGCTGTGATGGATGAACCAGAGGGGGCGGAGCCAGCAGCAGAGG GAGAGGACATCGAGGgggacaagaagaagaaagacaagaagaagaagaagggagaaaaggaggagaaggagaagaagaagggtCCCAGCAAGGCCACTGTGAAGGCCATGCAGGAGGCTCTGGCCAAGATGAAGGAG GAGGAGGAGCGGGCtagaagagaggaagaggagcggCAGAGGAGACTGGAGGAGTTGGAGAAGCAAAGGCAGGAGCAG GAGCGTCTGGAGCAGGAGCGcaaggagaagaagaagcagaaggagaaggagaggaaggagCGGCTGAAGAAGGAGGGGAAGCTGCTGACGAAGGCCCAGAGAGACGCTCGAGCTCGGGCCGAGGCCACCCTGAAGATGCTGCAGGCTCAGG GTGTTGAAGTGCCATCCAAAGACTCGGTGCCAAAGAAAAAGCCGGTTTACGGAgacaagaggaagaagaagccCAACGTCCAGACCCCCGAAG AAACATCAGAGGTTACCTCGCCAACCTCAGAGACTCCAGAGcccgttgccatggaaacagagGCTGAGATGCCAGCAGCAGAGCCAG AGACGAAGCCAGACGCTGCCGTAGACGACTGGGAGGCCATCGCCAGCGAGGAGGAGAAAG cGAGGAACAGAAGGGCCAGAAGAGAAGCAG AGTTAAAGAAAGTCCACATTGAGGTTAAAGAGGAGAAGGCTGCTCCTCCTCAGCCTGCTGCAAgcgaggaggatgaagatgaggaggaggaggaggaggaagaggatgaagaagaagatgaagatgaggaggaaagtGAGGATGATGGTGAGGTGGAGAAAGAGGCGGCTCCAGCAGTTCAGGGGAAAAGGAGAGCAGCGAGTGAGGACGAGAGCAGCGAGAGCGACGAGGATGATGGGAGGACGAAGGAGGAGCGGCTGTATGACCGAGCCAAGAGGAGGATAGAG AAACGCAGAGCTGAAAATTTGAAGAACATCGACACGGACCGGCTGAGAGCGCCGGTGGTGTGTGTGCTGGGACACGTCGATACGGGAAAGACCAAGATCCTCGATAAG CTCCGACACACCCATGTCCAGGACAGCGAAGCCGGAGGAATCACTCAGCAGATCGGAGCCACCAACGTTCCCAAGGAGACCATTGAGGAGCAGGCAAAGATGGTTAAAAAT TTTGACAGGGAAAGCATCAGGATTCCTGGCATGCTGATCATTGACACACCTGGACACGAGTCCTTCAG TAACCTGAGGAACAGGGGCAGCTCTTTGTGTGATATCGCCATCCTGGTGGTGGACATCATGCACGGCCTTGAGCCTCAGACGCTCGAGTCCATCAACCTGCTGAAGGAAAAGAAGTGTCCCTTTATTGTGGCCCTCAACAAG ATCGACCGTCTGTACGACTGGAAGAAGAGTCCAGACACTGACGTGGTGGCCACgctgaagaagcagaagaagaacaccaAAGACGAGTTTGACGAGAGAGCCAAGGCCATCATTGTGGAGTTCGCTCAGCAG GGTCTCAATGCCGCCTTGTTCTTTGAGAACAAAGACCCCCGGACTTTTGTGTCGTTGGTTCCCACCTCAGCCCACAGCGGAGACGGGATGGGGAATCTCATCGCCTTATTGGTGGAGCTCACCCAGACCATGTTAGCGCGCCGGTTAGCGCACTGTGACGAGCTGCGTGCTCAGGTCATGGAG GTGAAAGCTCTGCCCGGCATGGGAACCACGATAGACGTCATCCTGATTAATGGCCGCCTGCGGGAAGGAGAGACCATCATTGTCCCAGGGGTGGAGGGGCCCATCGTCACGCAGATCAGAGGCTTGCTGCTGCCGCCGCCTCTGAAGGAGCTCCGAGTCAAG AACCAGTATGAGAAGCACAAGGAGGTGTCCACGTCTCAGGGAGTGAAGATCCTGGGCAAAGACCTGGAGAAGACGCTGGCAGGGCTCCCCCTGCTGGTGGCCCACAGAGACGACGAGGTCCCCGTCCTCAGG GATGAACTGGTGCGGGAGCTCAAACAGACCTTGAGCTCCATCAAACTGGAGGAGAAGGGGGTCTACGTACAGGCATCCACACTGGGATCACTGGAGGCTCTGCTGGAGTTCCTGAGGACGTCCAAAGTCCCC TATGCTGGTATCAACATCGGTCCGGTTCATAAGAAGGACGTGATGAAGGCGTCCACCATGTTGGAGCACGACCCTCA GTACGCTGTGATCCTGGCGTTTGACGTGAAGGTGGAGCGGGAGAGTCAGGAAATGGCCGACAGTCTGGGGGTCCGGATTTTCTCGGCTGAAATCATCTACCACCTTTTCGATGCTTTCACCAAGTACAGAGAGGACTACAAGAAGGCCAAACAGGACGAGTTCAA gCATATAGCTGTGTTCCCGGTGAAGCTGCGAGTTCTTCCTCAGTTCATCTTCAACTCCAGAGATCCCATTGTGATGGGGGTCTCTGTGGAGGCTGGAGTCCTGAAGCAGGGAACGCCGCTCTGCGTTCCCAGCAAAGGG TTCGTTGACATCGGCATCGTCACAAGTATAGAAATGAACCACAAGCCTGTCGACACGGCCAAGAAAGGCCAAGAGATCTGTGTCAAGATAGAGCCCATCCCCGGAGAGTCGCCCAAGATGTACGGCCGCCACTTTGAAGCCACCGACATCATTGTTAGCAAG ATCACACGGGCGTCCATTGATGCTCTGAAGAACTGGTTCAGAGACGAGATGCAGAAGTCTGACTGGCAGCTGATCATGGATCTGAAGAAGACCTTTGAGATCATCTGA